From the Lactuca sativa cultivar Salinas chromosome 9, Lsat_Salinas_v11, whole genome shotgun sequence genome, the window TTTGGCCCAGTTGGTGGAGTACGCTAGGTGTACAAGTAGGTACGCTGCGTGTACAAGCCCTTAAGCGCGTATGCTAAGCGTATGAGTTGAGTACGCATCGCGTACTCAGCAGGGCTTCAGACTTTTGGGCTCTCGATTTTGGGCCATCTTGGACTTTAGTtgtcttgggccttgttgggtcATAAAAATTCTATAGTTGGGTTGTTGATATTTTATTACACTCTCATGGATGAAGGCCCATGAAAGGGATTGATCCCAATTTGgcaaattgggccatatttgggctttaggtgattattttggaatttggaCTTTTTGGACAATTGGATTGGGCCTTAGCCTTCGGCTAAGTTGggtaaagggtaaaaaggtcttttagcCTAGTTTGTACTTTTAGTGTGAGTCgatatccaattattaattggatgttattttgtggttGATAACGTAGGGAGTTTAGCGCGGCAGCAGCCTGAGATTTACCTATGGGATTTTGCAATGTGAGGTAAGTTTCCTCACCATctttagcgggtctaaggcaccaatgccgacccatgatcAGTTGTGCTAGAATACTAGATGTCTGTATGACTCTTGTATGTGTATCTGCTTGTATGCTTACTGGGTGGGGCCAGATGGTTATTCAGTATGCTATTAtcttgttatgcttatatgatctgTATGTGGGTGGGCCCGTTACACGagtttgggcggggcccgttatactcattttgtagggcccgttatgtgagtttgggcggggcccgttatactcagtggGCGGACCTGTTATATTTAGTGGGTAAGGCCCGTTATATTCAGTGGGCTGGACTCGTTATATTCAATGGGCTGGGGCCCGTTATATTAAGTTGGCAGGCCTGTTACTTTCAGTTGGCGGGGCCTGTTTtgagagtgtgggtggggcccgttacaCTCATTGGGCGGGTCCCATTATATGCTTGatgtgtttggtatgtggtactttagggaactcattaaactttgtgcttatagttttcatgtTTAtgcttcaggtacttctagtttcaAGGGAAGAGCCCGGTATGATTGCATAGCACATACCACTGAATTCCgtattttgtgatttactctgataacgatgatgtattgataaataccttgattttatgaaaatgatATGGTTTACTGTTTCATGAATGTAAAAATGAAAGATTTCCGGGTCTTAATTTTTTGGGACGTTAGAAATAAGCAACCTATCTCCGATTCGTATTTCATGACTCACGTTGTTGTACAAGGTTGAATACGGatcttaaaaaatcataactatattatacaaagtcagatttaatcattctttatatgcatgggCTCATGATCAGGATCTCTACGATTTTTCTTTATATTATTTAtcctaagtaatattttatttattttttatttatttagccATATTTATTTAGTTTGAAAATATGTTTTCACACAcaatattatatacatataatataatatacGAATCACTTTTATACAAACTTATATGATTGAATGATtctcttttatttatttgtaaGAAATTTACCATTATCGACCTacgtaaatacatatttttataataattgacCAGCGAGAGACGGGGACGTTACAACAAGTGTAGCCACTTGAGTAACCCATgcaaaacacacacatatacatcCCATTTCATGATATCTTCAACCACCAAACACACACCCAATCAAACACACACAATCTGCACCCATCCCCAAACAATGATTTCCTGAACTCTAAAAATAACTTTTTAATTTATTGACTTCTTGAAAagtcaataaattaaaaaaatgtgtattgaaaaattcattttaaaacaactttttgtTTCATTTTGAAAATGTGTTTTTAAAAAGTCACAATTTGTAACTTCTTGAAAAAATCATGACTTATTAAGTTTACAAAATAGATAAAAGGCCTTTTGTTCATTTTATATGTATAAGTCATATAGCTTTTAAAAAACAACTTATTGTCTTACTGAATTTTGCCACTATGAAAGCTAAGCCAAACATTTTTTTAGAAATTCATTTTCTCATTTTCATAAGTAAATAAGTCATTTTggataaaaatcatttttaacttCAAAATGAACACCCAACCACCATCTAAAAGTGTGTGAAAAAACGAACTTAAGCTAAATTCGACATCTAGCCACTAGATTAATGCTAAACTACCCTCTTagcataaataaaatatttttttaaatgatatGACAACTAACACATACTTATATACCTTACAACAGAGTATCCTAAACACACACATGCCAAAATTATATTACCATATCGTCAGATTAATTGGAGTGACCGGAGATAAAGGTAAACGAAATGCAAAAATTTAACCATCGCTTCTACATAAAAGATTGGAATATGTAAACAAAATTATTTATAAGTTTAGCCGTGATGGCTTAATTTCTTCTGGAGGCAACTCTCATATGGTGTCGATCATATTTTTAATAGAGACGATGATGCGAGGAAGTAGGACTAACTCTTCGTGGTAGTCGGTGGTGGTGGAAGAGAGACAGTTGGAGTCTATAGAGGCAGAGGTATCATAGGGGCTGAGAATTGATCTCCAAATAACCATTAGGGACAACTATGTTGAACAAatgatcgatatatatatatatatatatatatatatatatatatatatatatatatatatatatatatatatatatatatatatagagagagagagagagagagagagagagagaggtgaatATCACATTAACATAGGGAGGCACTGACAGAAGAGGGCAGGCTGGCGATGGAGGAGGATGATTGTCGAGGTGGTGGTGTGGAGCAATCAGCGAGAGAGAAGAGAACTGCATTTTGGTACGCACATAAAAAATCAAATAAGAGATTTttttatttccataattataGGTTAATAGTTTGATAATTATTTCATTAATTGTTGAATTTATTATAAAGCTCATATATATTGATCGATCGAGAATTAGTCATATATTCATCCAATAGAGATTTAATATGAatataactctctctctctctctctctctctatatatatatatatatatatatatatatatatatatatatatatatatatatatatatatatatatatatatatatatatatatattaaagtgaatatacccttaagggtatataaacttaggtacccaaactcaccataatatgtcattttgtttgatatattcattatagtgttcttaaaattcaaccctaactttattactttcaagattttcaaaatttcactGTTAACttcctcttacatcacatctttatGCCGGACacctactaggctatatatattattgttaaaaataaaaattatgtaaGAAGAAGATAAatgtaaaatttataaaaatattggacttatatcaagttagaagttgaattagaagaacattggacaattacaatgtatatatGTGATATaaaacgacgtattatggtgggtttgggtacctaagcttatatacccttaagggtatattcactttcccatatatatatatatatatatatatatatatatatatatatatatatatatatatatatatatatatatatatatatatatatatcaatccgTGTCATTAGTATCATTAATTATCATaagttaaatttttttaatgGTTGTTACTAATTAGGTGAAATTGAAGATCGGTTAtgtaagtttcaaatgaatatggtgtaATGATATGAGTTATCTTAAACATATTAACGATGGATGACTTTTTTTAGAAGATTTATAAAGATGCATATATCAATCCTTCCCCAAAAGCTTATCCAAGgaaatttgaatatttaaacTAGATTAATACTGTGAAAAGAGACATAGAAAGCCCTTTGGTGAATATATGGCCTACTGCACGAACGGAGCATGTCAACCATAGAGTTGTCCCAAAGCAATCTGTTCGCATGCTAAACAAGGTAAGTGCCCTAAGATATTCTCAATGTTTTATAACGATattaaatttacattttcaatcaATATGAGCATTTTTTTGCAATAACATCACttaattacaaaactttccatcaACTAGCTACCGTTTGTTAATCAAGATAGGAAGTTCTCCGATAGAATGTTAGCATAATTTTGTGCAGTTTAAGATTATAACAAAGCAAGGTAGTACAGCACTTGGGTTTCTTACAAACAAGTAGTTTGACTTTATTCCTCTTACAGAATCATAGTCACCTTCGCCGTCCCTATCAAGCATATCAATAACTCGTCCAGCAATTACTCGACAAACTATGATGGCCATCTTCACATTCATCATCTTTGCACTTGTATTGGCATTGATTATATCTTGACAACTTGTGTTCAACCATATTCCAGTTGTCCACTCTGCAGTGTAAAAACCTGATTTAATTATGCTACAAATTCTGCAATCTGAGGCTCTACAGAGCTTGGAGCTTCCAAATTGCTTGCAATATGTGCTCTTTGCGCCGTAGAACAGTAACTTCTCGTTACCATCAACCATGTTTCTTGGTTGCTTGTCATAATGCTTGTGAGCTCTGTTCTTAACACCCTCTCTGAAACTTTCAAATGTTTCTAGAGTTTCCCTTGAATGATTCAACTTAAGGACTTGTTTTATGTTTATTATACATCTTGAGAtgtctgttgttgttgttgccgcTCTGAAGATCATCTCAATGACATTTCTTGATGGGTCCCCGGTCTCTAGTACTGTTATGCCAGTCTCAACACTATTAGAATTTCGTCATCATCATTTGATCGAATTGTTAATTAACTTTTTAACTAAAAGTAGGGCGCAATAAGGTCATGTTTCAGTTTAACTTAATGGACTGAAAACGGTCAGTTCAATAAGCTATATATTGATATTTTTTTACATAATGCTGAAAAAACAACTTAATAGGTTTTCTATTAAGCACAATTGTTTTAGAAATTTGTCCTTCTTTCGTCAAATTCTCCAAATATTCCATCATATTCTGAAAATATTATTATACTTCATTAGATCATTTAAATGTATAACGCTAAATATGTGGGGAAAAAAAGGACAAACATTGTAGTCAATTTTCATTAATGCATTAAGACTTGATTGGGACCACTTCTTATGACATACTTTACTGCTACAGATGTAAGTATATATAGCTGGTAGCTTGATACGTACTTACATCATCATTTGAAGAATGGAGTCATGGAGATATGGAGTTTCCAGTAATGTAAAAGGAAATAACAACTATTCTAGATATAACGTATATCAAAAAAGGTTCTTCACATAATAGTataataaacatgctttggaCAAATCCTCATCCTATGTAGACAATATACACTTTTACACACAATAGCTAGAAACATACTCTAATATTTGTCATTTTAGGCGACACACTTTCTTAATGATACCTTAAAAACATTGCCCGAGATGAGTTTTGTGTATATATTAATTGTTGTATAGTATCTCAATTTGATGGTCAATACAGCTCTGATGGCTTAGCCTTAGGAAAAAATGAACGCAACATTTAATTAGTTCTGAAATGTTCCTATTTTGCATAAGTATATTACTAAGAATGGACCTAAAATATGTTACTACTGTGTGCACTTAACCCTAAAAACCAATTAAGTATGTCATAACAAGTGTTTCAAACAAAGTTGCGTACTTGCGTTGCACATTGACTGTGTTTAATTGTCTCTCTTAAGTATCTTTTGTCGATTTTAGCATGTTCATTGATCAATATGCAATGAAACAACAACTACTTACTCGCAGCATTAGTTCACTttgaaaagtaaaaaaataaCAAACCATAAAAGCAGTTTATGCGTTGGTGCTGCGTGaattcttcatcatcttcttggTTTCTAGGTTTTGTGCTGGTTCTACTCATGTTGGCGGATGTGGTATCTGTCAGCTGCTTGCCTTCACAATGTCGTTTCCCTTTCAACAGACCACACAACACATGCATGGCTCTAGGAGACTGTAATTCAACATCAATACTTGCACAAGTACTCATGTCGAGTGGTGTGCTACCATGGCGAACAAGCTGGCTAGAAAAATGCATCTTAAAGGAGGGTAATTGGGTCAGGTGATGGTTTGATCGGGTTTGGGTGGAGGTGCATGAGTTTACGTGGCTTTTACAACAGACCAAAGGAGAATGATAGCAGGCTTTTTGGACGTATGTAGAGCATTGAATGATATTCAATGGGAAATCTGAGCTCATATATACTCGGCATAATTACCTCTTGGTTATTCCCTTAGAGAACTAGAAGGCGTACTTGACACGTGTCCCTCAAAAACGTTTGTCTTTTAAAGTCTTTGTTGTTTTGCTCCATAAGgaaatttaaaaacatttaattcAATGTATAAATGGTACAAATTTATTCATAACGACATACATAGTTTTTAATTGAttcctttttttttgtaaattgctCCTACTACTCGACATATGAGGCTATCACCTTATAGAACTAGAAGGCGTACGTGACACGTGTCCCTCAAAAATGTTTGTCTTTTAAAGTCTTTGTTGTTTTGCCCCATAAAgaaatttaaaaacatttaatttaatgtaTAAATAGTACAAATTTATTCATAACGACATACATAGTTTTTAATTGATTCCTTTGTTTTTCAAATTGCTCCTACTACTCGACATATTAGGCTGTCACCATTTACAGTCGGACAGAACTTCCCGCCCCCCACTTGGACCAAATTTCGTGCGTCCCCATATAGTAGGTGCATATGTTACAAAGGTCTTTTTTAGGAATCTTGTATCGTACGCTACATGAAATATGGGCAATTGTGTACAGCATCGACAAGGACAATAACGAACATTACAAATACAACAAAGCGACACTAAAGGCATTTAATTACACTAGTACATAAGATATTTGTTGGTTCGATTGGTTTTTTTTGTTGATGTGGTTGTACTATTAGACAATATTATAAAAccataaaaagaaattaaataacattttattttttatatctaCTAATATTTCTATTCATTAATATTATGACACGTattatcattttatatttatttaactatCTTATTAAGAGTATATTAagaatatatcaaataaaattaaactGAATGGTGGAATGATGTCACGTGTCATAATATTACTAGGTAGAAATATTTGTAGGCATAAAAAATAGGAATTAATTTAATTTCTCTACCATAAATTACTAATATCGCATCAATAAGTTATTCAGAGAATGAGTGAAGATTATATTATGTCTCTTTATTCACCAATACACACAAGTATTTATATATCTCAAAATCTCTTAATTAGGAAGTTATTCTAGTTGACCATCTTCATATAATCGTGCACCTAAATGATGGAATATATTAGTTCCTAATATACACTACAAAAAATCAACGTAATAGCAGCGATACACACTTTTAGCGGCGACTACATGTCGTCGTTAAAGGTGTGTCACTGCTAAAGATACAAAACAACAATCTGCGTCAAATGAATTGTTAACCCCTGGACCTATTCGAACGGTTTGATATGAATATCGCTTAAACTATTAGCGTCGACATCAATGGCGGCGACAGTCGTCGCCACTAATGCTCCAAAAAAATTGTGGTATAATTTCTCTCCAAACGGTGTTGCTGCTAAAACCCTATTGTCACCGCTAAAACCCTTGTGTTGCCGCTAATAGTCATAGTCGCTAAAGGTGTGCGCAAATATACCCCTCTTCCATCGACGCTTTCCGCATTCTATAATTTTACACCTCCATCAAACACTCTCTTGATTTTAGACAACGAAATTGATCAAAACCCACACATCCTCTATCACCCGCAACAAAAAGGCCGCCATCATCATTGATAGAAGGTGCAATACTGACCATACCACACAACTGCTGGATTTTTTGTCGGGATAAGTGCTACTCCTCcgtttttcaatttcttttctcTCCGGTGACTATCTACTGAGTTAGGTGtttgattttgtgtattaaactttgTTGACCTCTGAGCTCGGGTTGTCATCCCCGCCACCGCAACTGTCGGATTTTCTGCCACAACAACACCGCCA encodes:
- the LOC111888194 gene encoding uncharacterized protein LOC111888194, whose amino-acid sequence is MSSDFPLNIIQCSTYVQKACYHSPLVCCKSHVNSCTSTQTRSNHHLTQLPSFKMHFSSQLVRHGSTPLDMSTCASIDVELQSPRAMHVLCGLLKGKRHCEGKQLTDTTSANMSRTSTKPRNQEDDEEFTQHQRINCFYVLETGDPSRNVIEMIFRAATTTTDISRCIINIKQVLKLNHSRETLETFESFREGVKNRAHKHYDKQPRNMVDGNEKLLFYGAKSTYCKQFGSSKLCRASDCRICSIIKSGFYTAEWTTGIWLNTSCQDIINANTSAKMMNVKMAIIVCRVIAGRVIDMLDRDGEGDYDSVRGIKSNYLFVRNPSAVLPCFVIILNCTKLC